The following DNA comes from Hordeum vulgare subsp. vulgare chromosome 3H, MorexV3_pseudomolecules_assembly, whole genome shotgun sequence.
CCCTCAACCAAGCAAAACCAGCATAGTGATGCAAGTATTACTACCAGTCATCTTCCTGGTCAAGAGGCTCCTAGCAAATCCAAGTATTACTTCAATATTGGAAGTGTTGATTCTTTCGAAGAGAAGTTAGAAGAGGCCCAGCAAGTATTGGGGATAGATCGACATGATTACATCCCTGTAACTTATGCTGATAAGATAAGCTGGTTCCAGGAAATCATGAAGTTTGCCCCGACACTTTTCATTGTTGGATTGCTGTATGTGGTGGGGAAAAAGATGTCAATTAGTATTGGTGGTGGTTCTGGGCAAGGAGGCCGTAGTATTTTCAGTATTGGAAAAGCTCAAGTGACAAAGATGGATAAAAACTCCCAAAACAAGGTTAGTTTTTGTGTCTGCTGTTTGTTCCATCTCTaatttgatggcaatcttgtagaTCATTTCTTGCTTCCATTGTATAGTAAAGGAGCTTTGACTGGGTTCATCATTGCCAAACAAGAGCAAAGCTGAACACAGATATGATTCAACTCAGGTAATCCTTTTCTTTTTGGTATACTGCAGGTTTTCTTCAAGGATGTAGCTGGTTGTGatgaagctaaacaagaaatcatggagtttgttcatttcctgaaaaATCCCGACAAATATGAAGCTCTGGGAGCTAAAATACCGAAGGGCGCTCTtctttgtggcccccctggcacagGAAAGACTCTCCTTGCTAAAGCTACTGCTGGAGAGTCTGGTGTACCTTTCTTGTCTATTTCTGGTTCAGACTTCTTGGAAATGTTTGTTGGTGTTGGACCATCCAGGGTGAGAAGCTTATTTCAAGAAGCTCGGGAATGTGCACCTAGTATTGTATTTATTGATGAAATTGATGCAATTGGTCGTGCAAGAGGCCGTGGAGGGTTTTCCGGTGGGAATAGTGAGCGTGAAAACACGCTGAATCAGTTGCTTGTagagatggatgggtttggaacaACAGCTGGGGTAGTTGTACTTGCTGGCACAAATAGACCTGACATCCTGGATAAGGCTTTGCTAAGACCAGGAAGATTTGATCGTCAGATAAGTATTGATAGGCCGGACATAAATGGCCGTGAACAAATATTCCGCATCTACCTTGCAAAGCTAAAACTAGATAAGGAGCCGTCGTTCTATTCGCAAAGACTAGCTGCCTTGACACCTGGATTTGCTGGAGCTGATATTGCAAATATCTGTAACGAGGCTGCTTTAATTACTGCAAGAAGAGATGAGAAACTGATTACAATGCAGCATTTTGAATCTGCAATTGACAGGGTAATTGGAGGCTTGGAGAAGAAAAATACGGTAAGGTTCCATTTAGCCCCAATCCAGTAGTTAAGTTAATCTCGTTGTATCTACTGTCCAGTGTGGATATAATACTCCTTTTTTATTAAACTATAAGATGTTTTTTATACTCCCTTTGTATAAAAAAGAagtcttgtactccctccgtcctgaaAAGGTtatcttagatttgtctaaataCGGATGTATCTAAAATGTGTCTAGATACATccttatctagacaaatctaagacaagcttTTCGGGACGAAGACAATATTTTGATAGAGGGAGTACAATATTGGACGCAGCTAGTGGAAGGCATACTTTTTGATATGATGTGACTGTTAATTGAACTATATATAAATGGACATATATGGTAGTGATATTCATATTCTTGACTATGTACTTATTGATCTGTGTGTAGGTCATTAGCAAACTGGAGCGTCGAACCGTTGCTTACCATGAATCTGGCCATGCTGTTGCTGGATGGTTTTTGGAGCATGCAGAGCCACTCCTTAAAGTTACAATTGTACCTCGTGGAACAGCTGCTTTAGGCTTTGCTCAGTATGTACCAAGTGAGAATCTTTTGATGACAAAAGAACAGTTTTTTGACAGGACATGCATGACCCTAGGTGGCCGAGCTGCTGAGGAGGTAACACAGCATCTCCTAGATCCTTTGCTTGTATAACCGAGTTTTGTCGTAATAGCGACCTAGCGAGCGGCTTAATTTTTCTTTCCTCCCCAGGTTTTGATTGGGAAGATCTCGACTGGTGCTCAGAATGATCTGGAGAAAGTTACTAGAATGACGTACGAGCAGGTTGCAGTATATGGCTTCAGTGAAAAGGTTGGGCTTCTATCTTTCCCTCAAAGGGATGATGGTTTTGGGTTTGACAAGCCATATGGCGGGCAGACGGCATCCATGATTGACACTGAGGTGAGGGAATTGGTGGCCAAGGCCTACAACACCACTACTGAGCTGATAAGGAAGCACAAGGACAAAGTTGCCCAAGTTGCAGAGCTATTGCTCGAGAAGGAGGTCCTCCATCAGGATGATCTAGTCCAGGTTCTAGGGGAGCGCCCATTCAAGACAGACGAGCCATCAAATTACGATCGCTTCAAACAAGGTTTCATGGATTCTGACAACGGTAAGAGTGCTGAAGTCGACCCATCATCATCCGCTGGCGAGGCAGTGCCAACGTAACCTGGACAGCACCGCATTGCGGTTGCACATAAAGATTTCGTAACTCTATTTGGCATGACAAACTGTAGAAATGAATGCCTTTTGTCAAGCCCTGGAATTCCCATTCTGCTAATCGAGACGGCGTTGACTCTCCGTAGGTGATCCTGTAGTCATAATCTATTCACTAGCTTACCCTGCAATTGGCTGGCACTACAAAATGCCATGAGATTTTTCGTTGAATCCTGTTACTACCGGGCTCTGCTGATGAAAAGCCGGTGTTTTCAGTGGCAGTTTGAGCTAGCCCGAATGTTGTCCTGTTTGTTTTCCTCGGTAGTTTCGTATCTTTGCTTGACAATGGCAATTTGTTGGAGAACGAGTGGAGCAAATTACTAACTGGTGTTTTCTTTCAcgaactgcactgaaatgaaacaacTGTGTGCCTGCAATTCTTTCACTTATCAGTACCAGACTAGACATGCCAATAGTTGGTAAATCTGTTTGGCATGGCAAGGTGTATAAATGAAGGCCTTTGTAAGCCCTAGAACTCCCCTTTTGCTTATCGAAAACGCTGTCTGACTCTCGGTAGGCGATCCTGTAGTCATAATCTATTCGATCACTAGCTTGACCTGCAATTGGCACCACAAAATGTCATGATGTTTCCTTGAATCTTGTCATGCAGCTCTGCCGATGAAAAATAGGTGTTTCAGCTAGCCTGAATATCCTGCCCTGTCCGTTTTCCTTTGTAGTTTTCGCCTCTTGCATGACAAGGACAATTTGTTGGAGGAATGAATCAAGCAGATCACTAATCAGTATTTCTTTCATGTAATGCGCTGAATGTGTGCATGCAATTCTTTAACGTATTCATACCGCAATACCAGTTATTCACaactcaaataaaataaaataaaagagagagagagtgagagagttgTTCAATGTAGAAGGTGCACGACTCTCGTAAAGACTAAAGACGACGCGGATTCATTACCAGGAACGATTCCGACGGAAAGCGCGAGACGCACAACACCATACACACCCTCTCTACGCATACATTTACACTCGTGAAAAATGAGAGAAGCATTACCTTGCCTAGACTAGAAGGCGGCCAATAGTACATGGCGTAAGCTCGAAGCACTTGGTACGCATCACAGCCAGCCACGCGAAGTGGGCTCCTGTAAGGCTGTGACCATCGAAACCGAAAGGGAAGTAGATTAGGAGACGAGGTTGGGTCaggcatccttctcctcctttttggaaGCTTGCATGCGGAAAAAAAGAAGATGGATCAACAGTTCGAGTCTTGGAGCACAACACACAAAAAATCCCAACCAACAACGCACGCACCTGCCCGCCTTGAAAATCACGGATCTCCCCGGCCAGTTCCGCGGCATTATTACTCGTGCCACTCATCGAGCTAGCACGCCAAAGGCCAGACAACCGGTGGGCGATGCGAATGTGCCGCCAATCAGCAACAGGCTCCGAccaccttccttcctcctccgatCCGGCCCCAGGGTCCTGCTCTGTCCATCTATCAGGTATATATCAGCCATGTCGCTCTCCTCGCCGGTTCCAGTCCCTTGGCATGCAAGGAGGATGCAGGATACGACGGCGGGAAAGCCAGGCCGTGTGATCCGCGGCTGCTCCACTTGGGCGCCCCTCTGACCTTTAGTTCTTCCAAACAAAGCGGGGGAGGACCCGTCTCCAACCACTTCTGATTTCAACAGTTTGGTGGAGGCGATCCAGCGGGACTGGACTGCAAGACATCTCCTCCTGGTTCGGTTGGTCGCACGTATACACTTGGCTTGGCTAATGGCTAATGGCTTGGCATGTCGTCGCTGCTCTTCTAGAATAATGGAAAAGCAGTAACAGTATGTGGAGAAGTTAACGTCGCTAGCTACCTGCTTAAGGAAAAAGTTGAACGTCGGCCGGCGCCGGATGGTGAGATGGAAATGCGGTGTTCCTTAAGTAACCCAATTCGCCAAGGTGCTGCGTTTCAACGCTGCACGTACGCAGATAGGAGCTTCAAGTTCGTGGACACGTTGTTGTTCGCTCACATGTGTTGCTTCTTTTTGAACCTTATCCAAGAATGCCTTGATGTGAAGGGCTTgccctccctccgtcccaaaataaatgtcgttgatctagtataaaatttatattaattttataTAAAATttacgacacttattttgagacgaagAGAGTACATTGTAGCGGTACATTTTGATCGTACAGCGACGTGATCATCAAGCTGCAACATTGAGTGAATCAATGAGTTGACCAACACATAGAGTAACAGGAAGCAAATCCTACGATCTCCATTGGCTACATGCTTTTCATCTGTGCAATCGCGCTGCAATACCTCATGTCGGTGTTTGATATGGTGTACCACTGATGAAGTAGCGACTTTCGCACTACTCCTATAAGGGCATCTTTAATAGTCATATGATCATTGTTGGTAAAATTGTCACATAGACGATTTTAATGGCATGACAtataataaaagaagagagagaatgaaatCGTATGAACTTGAAACAACGGTTCAGGCACAAGCTTTGAGACAAACATGATCATTTCTTCAACATTTAGTGGACCtgcttagagggtgcttggatccaagagacttaaactagtctctttaagaggctaaagttccaagcacccctgactaaagagagactaaaactagttCTGAGGctaaaaatcttttagtcaggggtacccctactaaaatgtgcattagtcctctctctcctcatttaactcctcatgcaagttctggattggagggtttggaggataataaatgctcattaacttgattgtagtctctttagtacttggatccaagcatgggtgagactagcaagttttagtctcattacttttagtcatgggactaaaacgtatccaaacaTCCTCTTAGCTATTTTACATACGGTTAACATACACTCCATTAaagagcttgtatgatgtgtTGTTGGCTGCTGATGTGGACACAtataccaacgattgaacatacaaactgttggagatgctctaatctATTCCGGATTCCAAGTCAAGATATGAAAACTATTCGGGATTACAACTATTCGGGATTAGGAATCACGGAACACCAAGTAAAGATATGAAAACTATTCGGGATTACAACTATACGGGATTAGGAATCACGGAACACCAAGTCAAGATATGAAAACTTAATAACAGTAGTACTACTATTAATCTTGATAATTAAGACCAGACATTGTGCGTGTTAATTAAGCCTTAGAAAGGTCAGAGAAGAGAGGAGAGGACGATGGTCCGGTCAAGAGCTCGATCAGAGTGACATGTAAACAGCCATGCGGTTGACTTTATCCGCACTCCCAAGCTATAGCAACGCAAACGCATTGCGCCGACCTCGTCTCTTGCTCGATCAGTAACCAACCATGCACCAACTAAAGCAAGCGATGGATAGCTCAAGGATAGTTCGAGTAGGTCGTGTCAAAAGGGCTTGAACTAATCCCATGTCCTGCGTGCTGCTCCCCTCCCGTCTATGTTATATATAGGATCCCCTGCCTGGGGCAAGCACATGCAGCAGAGCCATTGATTTAGCCATCCAGAGCTCAGGGAAGGGGAGCTAGCTGAGCCGTACAGAAATGGCGGCCATCCTCGTCGCCGCCGTGATGGTAGTGGTGCTGTCCGTCAACGCGGCGGAGAGCTCCACGGTGGAGTACCAGTTCGATGTGAGTTGCTCAGCTGTTGTAACCACAGTAACGTTCTTgagttgttgcatgctagtagtaGTACTTGACGACGTTGCAATTGGTATGTATGGTTAATGATGGCAGGTGGCGACGATGAACGTGACGCGGCTGTGCGGCAGCAAGAGCATCGTGGCGGTGAACGGGCAGTTCCCAGGCCCCACGGTGTCGGCGAGGGAGGGCGACCTCGTCGTCGTCCGGGTCGTCAACAAGGCCCAGTACAACATGAGCATCCACTGGCACGGCGTCCGGCAGATCCGGAGCGGGTGGGCGGACGGGCCGGCGTACATCACGCAGTGCCCGATCCAGCCGGGCCAGAGCTACGTCTACAAGTTCACGGTGACCGGGCAGCGCGGCACGCTGTGGTGGCACGCGCACATCTCCTGGCTCCGCGCCACCGTCTACGGCCCCATCGTCATCCTCCCCAAGCTCGGCGTCCCCTACCCCTTCGCCGCCCCCTACAAGGAGGTGCCCCTCATGTTCGGTACGTGGTCTTCATCCTATACAAGGTGGTGGCTGgcggtatgtgtgtgtgtgtgtgcgcatgCATCAATCATTACTTAAGTTTATTTGTGTTGTTTTACGTGCGTGCGTGCTCAGGCGAATGGTGGAAGGCGGACACGGAGGCGGTGATCAGCCAGGCACTTCAGACCGGAGGAGGCCCGAATGTCTCCGACGCCTTCACCATCAATGGCCTCCCAGGGCCGCTCTACAACTGCTCCGCCAAAGGTTTGCCTACTTCATCTACCTGACTACCTTGATGGGTGTGTGTTACTGATGAAGCAAGCAAGCTGACTGCACCTgcatgcgtgcgtgcgtgcgtgccatGCAGACACGTTCAAGCTCAAGGTGAAGCCCGGGAAGACGTACATGCTCCGCATCATCAACGCCGCACTCAACGACGAGCTCTTCTTCTCCATCGCCGGACACCCGCTCACCATCGTCGACGTCGACGCCGTCTACATCAAGCCCATCACCGTCGAGACCCTCATCATCACCCCGGGCCAAACCACCAACGTCCTCCTCACGGCCAAGCCGTCCTACCCCGGGGCGACCTACTACATGCTGGCCGCGCCCTACTCCACGGCGGCCTCCGGGACCTTCGACAACACCACCGTCGCCGGCATCCTCGAGTACGTGGACCCCAGCTCCCCCTCCTCCGCGGGCTTCAACAAGAACCTCCCGCTGCTCAGGCCGACCCTGCCCCAGATCAACGACACGAGCTTCGTCTCCAATTACACCGACAAGCTCCGGAGCCTCGCCACGGAGGAGTACCCGGCGGCGGTGCCGCAGGAAGTGGACAGGCGGTTCTTCTTCACGGTGGGGCTGGGCACCCACCCCTGCGCCGTCAACGGGACGTGCCAGGGGCCGACGAACGACAGCCGGTTCGCGGCGGCCGTGAACAACGTCTCCTTCGTGCTCCCCACGACGGCGCTGCTGCAGTCGCATTACACGGGGATGTCCAACGGGGTGTACTCGTCCAACTTCCCCGCCGTGCCCAAGTCGCCGTTCAACTACACGGGCACGCCGCCGAACAACACGAACGTGTCCAACGGGACCAGGCTGGTCGTGCTGTCGTACGGCGACGCCGTGGAGCTGGTGATGCAGGGCACCAGCATCCTCGGCGCCGAGAGCCACCCGTTCCACCTGCACGGCTTCAACTTCTTCGTGGTCGGGCAGGGGTTCGGCAACTTCGACCCCGTCCACGACCCGGCCAAGTACAACCTCGTCGACCCCGTCGAGCGCAACACCGTCGGCGTGCCGGCCGCCGGGTGGGTGGCCATCCGCTTCCGTGCTGATAATCCAGGTGCGAACCCATGCAGCGTATAGGAGTTGAGAGCAGCTTAAGAATCAGAGCTTCTGAATGAGAAAACCGATGATGGGTTGCTGatcttgatgtgtgtgtgtgtgtgcaggggTGTGGTTCATGCATTGCCACTTGGAGGTGCACGTCAGCTGGGGCCTGAAAATGGCGTGGGTGGTGCAGGACGGGAGCCTCCCGGAACAGAAGCTGCTCCCTCCGCCGTCCGATCTCCCCAAATGTTAGGAAGAGATTGCGTCTTCTCCAATTCCCGCAGGACATTCACCCGCTTTTGCTTGCGTTGCgttgcgtgcgtgcgtgcacaACTGATTGCTTGTGTGTCGCGCGTGCGCGCGGTTGGTGCCATCAAGTGCTTTCTTAGCTGTGTGCTCTTTAATTTTCATGTCAAGTCCTCGTCTGATTAATTGGTGAGAGTCATGGGCAGGTTTCTTGATCAGAAGCAACAAGTGTAGGACTTTCATTTTGGATTGCTGATTAGTCCCATCTCTTTTGTAACGTACTGGAGCTGGGTCATATGCCTATGAGCCTGCCCAATAATTTGTACCAACATTCCTTTGGTTTATGGCAACAAGATTATTATCGGTTATTTAATCGACGTATTAGGTTAATTAATCATCATAGGATACAGCTACTGCACAAATTCCATGGCATTATATGATACTTCTTCTGTCCGGGTTTTTTTTAGGAGAAAAACTTTCAATCTATTTTTCTTCAATTATGATAGTACAGCGAAaacttagaaataataaaaattacatccagATTCAAATACCACCTAGCGACGACTACAAACACTGGAGCGAGCCAAAGGCGCGCCGCTGTCATCACCCCTCCCTCGTTGGAGTCGGGCAAACGTTGTTGTAGTAGACAGTCGGAAAGTCGTCGTGATAAGACCCCATAGGACCAACACACCAGAACAACAACCGTCGCAGATGAAGAGTGTAGATCGGAATTATCCAACCTAAAAACACACGAACAAAGATGAACGGCGAACATATTCGAACAAATCCATCAAAAATAGATCCGCCGGAGACACACCTCCGCACGCCCACCAACGATGCTACACGCATCACCGGAACGGGGGTTGGGCAGGGAGACCTTTGTTCCTTCTTCAGGGAGCCGCCGCCGTCCCGTCTTCTTGAACAAAacacaaaccctaacaaaacttgaAGAAAGATCTAACAACCGAGCCCTCTCACCGGCAAGGGCCGAGATCCACTCCGCCTCCATTGCCCTAAGGCCACCGGAGACGGGGCGCACCAACGACGACGCCAGCGGGAGGCGGTGGAGTCTTAGCTTTTTttgaggtggcggctagggttagccaAGGCGGCCGGTGCGAGGACGGCCTGGAGCTCTTCGTATCTGTTTGAGTACTCGGCTGTGTCTTCGCCCTGTGGCGCTCTTCTATTGATAGGATACAGTTACTACGCAAGTTCCATGGCATTGTATGATACTTCTTCTTTCTGGGTTTATTAGCCTCTCTTATTTTTGTGTTGAATTTTAACCGTAAATTTAATTAACAAAATACAAGTTCCATTGATTAAAAATAACAACGTGAATCCAATGATATAATTTATGTGGTGTATAATTTATACTTCACTAGTTAGATCTATAGTCAAAGGAAGAACTATAAACCAGGACACAGGAAGCATGTATATTCCTTCTCAACAAGGGCCAAGCAACACAATTGA
Coding sequences within:
- the LOC123444918 gene encoding laccase-12-like gives rise to the protein MAAILVAAVMVVVLSVNAAESSTVEYQFDVATMNVTRLCGSKSIVAVNGQFPGPTVSAREGDLVVVRVVNKAQYNMSIHWHGVRQIRSGWADGPAYITQCPIQPGQSYVYKFTVTGQRGTLWWHAHISWLRATVYGPIVILPKLGVPYPFAAPYKEVPLMFGEWWKADTEAVISQALQTGGGPNVSDAFTINGLPGPLYNCSAKDTFKLKVKPGKTYMLRIINAALNDELFFSIAGHPLTIVDVDAVYIKPITVETLIITPGQTTNVLLTAKPSYPGATYYMLAAPYSTAASGTFDNTTVAGILEYVDPSSPSSAGFNKNLPLLRPTLPQINDTSFVSNYTDKLRSLATEEYPAAVPQEVDRRFFFTVGLGTHPCAVNGTCQGPTNDSRFAAAVNNVSFVLPTTALLQSHYTGMSNGVYSSNFPAVPKSPFNYTGTPPNNTNVSNGTRLVVLSYGDAVELVMQGTSILGAESHPFHLHGFNFFVVGQGFGNFDPVHDPAKYNLVDPVERNTVGVPAAGWVAIRFRADNPGVWFMHCHLEVHVSWGLKMAWVVQDGSLPEQKLLPPPSDLPKC
- the LOC123444917 gene encoding ATP-dependent zinc metalloprotease FTSH 3, mitochondrial-like translates to MSLSALSRALARSSRSRQGYLLGGHGVFSAPLPSHSPPPGGDSAGLRLVRRYLTSALGSRAAAANGAGKARGWRSLLANSQSRRMFSDQSKKNFPKEKEVPKGDGSNKSESKKESSSGGQPKAQEKFVKLFEDTLGPVFLLGLLVLATVPGSSEKEISFQEFKNKLLEPGLVDHIVVINKTVAKVHVRSSPSTKQNQHSDASITTSHLPGQEAPSKSKYYFNIGSVDSFEEKLEEAQQVLGIDRHDYIPVTYADKISWFQEIMKFAPTLFIVGLLYVVGKKMSISIGGGSGQGGRSIFSIGKAQVTKMDKNSQNKVFFKDVAGCDEAKQEIMEFVHFLKNPDKYEALGAKIPKGALLCGPPGTGKTLLAKATAGESGVPFLSISGSDFLEMFVGVGPSRVRSLFQEARECAPSIVFIDEIDAIGRARGRGGFSGGNSERENTLNQLLVEMDGFGTTAGVVVLAGTNRPDILDKALLRPGRFDRQISIDRPDINGREQIFRIYLAKLKLDKEPSFYSQRLAALTPGFAGADIANICNEAALITARRDEKLITMQHFESAIDRVIGGLEKKNTVISKLERRTVAYHESGHAVAGWFLEHAEPLLKVTIVPRGTAALGFAQYVPSENLLMTKEQFFDRTCMTLGGRAAEEVLIGKISTGAQNDLEKVTRMTYEQVAVYGFSEKVGLLSFPQRDDGFGFDKPYGGQTASMIDTEVRELVAKAYNTTTELIRKHKDKVAQVAELLLEKEVLHQDDLVQVLGERPFKTDEPSNYDRFKQGFMDSDNGKSAEVDPSSSAGEAVPT